The following are encoded in a window of Thermus thermamylovorans genomic DNA:
- the pyk gene encoding pyruvate kinase, with translation MLPFKRTKIVATLGPASSSKEAIRALAEAGAEVFRLNFSHGTPEDHRERVARVREVEAELGVTLGILQDLQGPKIRVGRFREGRAELKPGRPFVLTRAAVEGDEARVSLTYPRLPEDVVPGQALLLDDGRIRLRVEGVRGDEIHTVVEVGGVLSNGKGINVPGADLSISALSEKDIQDLALGVELGVDWVAVSFVRTRDDLLLARHYLARYGSQARLMAKIEKPSAVARFEEILEEADGIMVARGDLGVEMPLEEVPIVQKRLILRCIAAGKPVITATQMLESMVQNPSPTRAEASDVANAIFDGTDAVMLSAETAIGAYPVEAVAMMTKIARAVEASPEFSQRLGVLRPSPTPTTQDAIAQAADDVVEAVGAQAIVVFTATGGSARRIARTRPRVPVLALTPNPEVQRQLTLVWGVLPRLAPDPQDTDDMVRIALREVKASGLAQVGERVVIAAGVPFGVRGTTNLLRVERVS, from the coding sequence ATGCTGCCTTTTAAGCGCACCAAGATCGTGGCCACCTTAGGCCCTGCCTCCAGCAGCAAGGAGGCCATCCGGGCCCTGGCGGAGGCGGGGGCGGAGGTCTTCCGCCTCAACTTCAGCCACGGCACCCCGGAGGACCACCGCGAGCGGGTGGCCCGGGTGCGGGAGGTGGAGGCGGAGCTGGGCGTCACCCTAGGGATCCTGCAGGACCTCCAGGGACCCAAGATCCGCGTAGGCCGTTTCCGCGAGGGGCGGGCGGAGCTCAAGCCGGGCCGTCCCTTCGTCCTCACCCGGGCTGCCGTGGAGGGGGACGAGGCAAGGGTCTCCCTCACCTACCCCAGGCTGCCGGAGGACGTGGTCCCCGGGCAGGCCCTCCTGCTGGACGACGGGCGCATCCGCCTGCGGGTGGAGGGGGTCCGGGGGGACGAGATCCACACCGTGGTGGAGGTGGGGGGCGTCCTTTCCAACGGCAAGGGGATCAACGTGCCCGGGGCCGACCTCTCCATCTCCGCCCTTTCGGAGAAGGACATCCAGGACCTGGCCCTGGGGGTGGAGCTGGGGGTGGACTGGGTGGCGGTCTCCTTCGTGCGCACCCGGGACGACCTGCTCCTGGCCCGGCACTACCTGGCCCGCTACGGTTCCCAGGCTCGGCTCATGGCCAAGATCGAGAAGCCCTCGGCCGTGGCCCGCTTCGAGGAGATCCTGGAGGAGGCCGACGGCATCATGGTGGCCCGGGGGGATCTGGGGGTGGAGATGCCCCTGGAGGAGGTGCCCATCGTGCAAAAGCGCCTCATTCTCCGGTGCATCGCCGCTGGGAAGCCGGTGATCACCGCCACCCAGATGCTGGAGTCCATGGTGCAAAACCCAAGCCCCACCCGGGCCGAGGCCTCCGACGTGGCCAACGCCATCTTCGACGGCACCGACGCGGTGATGCTCTCCGCGGAAACCGCCATCGGGGCCTATCCGGTGGAGGCCGTGGCCATGATGACCAAGATCGCCCGGGCGGTGGAGGCTTCCCCGGAGTTCTCGCAGAGGCTGGGCGTGCTGCGCCCCTCTCCCACCCCCACCACCCAGGACGCCATCGCCCAGGCGGCGGACGACGTCGTGGAGGCGGTGGGGGCCCAGGCTATCGTGGTCTTCACCGCCACCGGGGGCTCGGCCCGGCGCATCGCCCGCACCCGCCCCCGGGTGCCGGTCCTGGCCCTCACCCCTAACCCGGAGGTGCAACGCCAGCTGACCCTGGTCTGGGGGGTTCTGCCCCGCCTGGCCCCCGACCCCCAGGACACCGACGACATGGTGCGCATCGCCCTGCGGGAGGTCAAGGCCTCGGGGCTGGCCCAGGTGGGGGAGAGGGTGGTGATCGCCGCCGGGGTGCCCTTCGGGGTGCGGGGGACCACCAACCTCCTCCGGGTGGAGCGGGTGAGCTGA
- the eno gene encoding phosphopyruvate hydratase yields the protein MTAIVGVRAREVLDSRGFPTVEAEVELEGGAKGRAMVPSGASTGTHEALELRDGGRRYLGKGVRRAVESVNERIAPELVGRDALDQEGVDRAMRELDGTSNKSNLGANAILAVSLATARAAAEALGLPLYRYLGGVQGVVLPVPLMNVINGGKHADNRVDFQEFMLVPAGAESFSEALRVGAEVFHALKGVLKERGYSTNVGDEGGFAPDLRSNEEAVELLLLAIERAGYTPGREVSLALDPAASELYREGRYHLEGEGRVLSPEEMVEFWASWVEKYPIRSLEDGLAEDDWEGWRLLTERLGGRVQLVGDDLFVTNPDRLRQGIGQGVANAVLVKPNQIGTLSETLEAIRLAQRSGYRAVISHRSGETEDPFIADLAVAVNAGQIKTGSLSRSDRLAKYNQLLRIEEELGPAARFLGYAAF from the coding sequence ATGACCGCGATCGTCGGCGTTCGAGCCAGGGAAGTGCTGGATTCCCGGGGCTTTCCCACGGTAGAGGCGGAGGTGGAGCTGGAAGGCGGGGCCAAGGGCAGGGCCATGGTGCCCTCGGGGGCTTCCACCGGCACCCACGAGGCCCTGGAGCTCCGGGACGGAGGCAGGCGCTACCTGGGCAAGGGGGTGCGCCGGGCGGTGGAGAGCGTCAACGAGCGGATCGCCCCCGAACTCGTCGGCCGGGATGCCCTGGACCAGGAGGGGGTGGACCGGGCCATGCGGGAGCTGGACGGCACCTCCAACAAGTCCAACCTGGGGGCCAACGCCATCCTGGCGGTCTCCCTGGCCACGGCCCGGGCGGCGGCGGAGGCCCTGGGGCTTCCCCTCTACCGCTACCTGGGTGGGGTCCAGGGGGTGGTCCTGCCTGTGCCCCTCATGAACGTGATCAACGGGGGAAAGCACGCGGACAACCGGGTGGACTTCCAGGAGTTCATGCTGGTGCCCGCGGGAGCGGAAAGCTTTTCCGAGGCCCTGCGCGTCGGGGCCGAGGTCTTTCACGCCCTCAAGGGGGTGCTGAAGGAGCGGGGCTACAGCACCAACGTGGGGGACGAGGGGGGGTTTGCCCCCGACCTCAGGAGCAACGAGGAAGCGGTGGAGCTCCTCCTCCTGGCCATCGAGCGGGCGGGGTACACCCCGGGGCGGGAGGTCTCCTTGGCCCTCGACCCTGCCGCCAGCGAGCTCTACCGGGAGGGGAGGTACCACCTGGAGGGGGAGGGGAGGGTCCTCTCCCCGGAGGAGATGGTGGAGTTCTGGGCCTCCTGGGTGGAGAAGTACCCCATCCGCTCCCTCGAGGACGGCCTGGCCGAGGACGACTGGGAGGGGTGGCGGCTCCTTACCGAGCGCTTGGGCGGCAGGGTCCAGCTGGTGGGGGATGACCTTTTCGTCACCAATCCGGACAGGCTTCGCCAGGGGATCGGGCAGGGGGTGGCCAACGCCGTCCTGGTCAAGCCCAACCAGATCGGCACCCTTTCGGAGACCCTGGAGGCCATCCGGCTGGCCCAGCGCTCCGGGTACCGGGCGGTGATCAGCCACCGCTCTGGGGAAACCGAGGATCCCTTCATCGCTGACCTGGCGGTGGCGGTGAATGCGGGCCAGATCAAGACCGGCTCCCTCTCCCGCTCGGACCGCCTGGCCAAGTACAACCAGCTCCTGCGCATCGAGGAGGAGCTGGGGCCGGCGGCCCGTTTCCTGGGGTATGCTGCCTTTTAA
- the dnaN gene encoding DNA polymerase III subunit beta, whose amino-acid sequence MNVSFPKNLLAESLGLLERVIPSRSSSPLLTYLGMALSPEALTLFGSNGEVDLEVRLPADTQGEGRFLIPAQPFFQLVRSLPGDLVELALGTELELASGSFRTRLSLASTEGYPDLLFPEAGTPSEDYPLQTALPAEELSRALAHVRYAASNEEYRAIFRGVQLEFSPRALRAVASDGYRLALYELPRPQPFARKAVVPARSLDEVVRVLRGTGEGEVVLALGPGTLGLALGREGKGRLRLAVKLMEGEFPDYERVIPKEFPLQAVLEVEPFREALRRVSVLADRHNHRVDLLFQEGRALLSAEGDYGKGQEEVPVRLEGTPLAVAYNARYLLEALGPLAGQAALLLSGPTSPSLVRPLGEEGYRAVVVPLRV is encoded by the coding sequence ATGAATGTGTCCTTTCCCAAAAACTTGCTTGCGGAGTCCCTCGGCCTTTTGGAGAGGGTGATCCCTTCCCGCAGCTCCAGTCCCCTCCTGACCTATCTGGGAATGGCCCTTTCCCCAGAAGCCCTCACCCTTTTTGGCAGCAACGGGGAGGTGGACCTCGAGGTCCGCCTCCCCGCGGACACCCAGGGGGAGGGGCGCTTTCTGATACCGGCCCAGCCCTTCTTCCAGCTGGTGCGCAGCCTCCCAGGGGACCTGGTGGAGCTGGCCCTGGGTACGGAGCTGGAGCTGGCCTCGGGGTCTTTTCGTACCCGGCTGAGCCTGGCCTCCACGGAAGGTTACCCCGACCTCCTCTTTCCCGAGGCGGGCACACCCTCCGAGGACTACCCCCTGCAGACGGCTCTTCCCGCCGAGGAGCTTTCCCGGGCCCTGGCCCACGTGCGCTACGCCGCCAGCAACGAAGAGTATCGGGCCATCTTCCGGGGGGTGCAGCTGGAGTTTTCCCCCAGGGCCCTTCGCGCCGTGGCCTCTGACGGCTACCGGCTGGCCCTGTACGAGCTGCCAAGACCCCAGCCCTTTGCCCGGAAGGCGGTGGTTCCCGCCCGCAGCCTGGACGAGGTGGTGCGGGTGCTGCGGGGTACAGGTGAGGGGGAGGTGGTCTTGGCCCTGGGGCCGGGCACCTTGGGCCTGGCCCTGGGGCGGGAGGGTAAGGGACGGCTGCGCCTAGCGGTCAAGCTGATGGAAGGGGAGTTTCCCGACTACGAACGGGTTATTCCCAAGGAGTTCCCCTTGCAGGCCGTCTTGGAGGTGGAGCCTTTCCGCGAGGCCCTGCGCCGGGTGAGCGTTCTCGCCGACCGGCACAACCACCGGGTGGACCTCCTCTTCCAGGAGGGAAGGGCCCTCCTCTCCGCCGAGGGGGACTACGGCAAAGGGCAGGAGGAGGTCCCGGTGCGCCTGGAGGGCACCCCCCTGGCGGTGGCCTACAACGCCCGCTACCTCCTCGAGGCCCTGGGGCCCCTTGCGGGCCAGGCGGCCTTGCTCCTTTCGGGACCCACCAGCCCCAGCCTGGTGCGGCCCCTGGGGGAGGAAGGGTACCGGGCGGTGGTGGTGCCCCTCAGGGTGTAA
- a CDS encoding c-type cytochrome: protein MRPPFLLGLLLLLAALALLAARLSPPRGGGEAAAYARHCQACHGPSGEGVAGIYPPLSEVGFLAASPEGRAYLVQSVLRGLPGGLVVEGTAYRVPMPGFSRLRDAELAAALNHVLALLGAEAAPFTPEEVQALRGEALSPQEVLRSRPPVP from the coding sequence ATGCGCCCCCCCTTTCTCCTGGGCCTCCTTCTCCTGCTGGCGGCGCTGGCCCTCCTCGCCGCCCGCCTCTCCCCCCCTAGAGGAGGGGGGGAAGCGGCGGCCTACGCCCGCCATTGCCAAGCCTGCCACGGGCCCTCCGGGGAAGGGGTGGCCGGGATCTACCCCCCCTTGTCGGAGGTAGGGTTTCTGGCCGCCAGTCCGGAAGGGCGGGCCTACCTGGTGCAGAGCGTGCTCCGGGGGCTTCCGGGGGGGTTGGTGGTGGAGGGGACCGCCTACCGGGTGCCCATGCCGGGGTTTTCCCGGCTGAGGGACGCCGAGTTGGCGGCCGCCCTCAACCACGTCCTCGCCCTGCTGGGGGCTGAGGCCGCCCCCTTCACCCCCGAGGAGGTCCAGGCCCTGAGGGGGGAGGCCCTCTCCCCTCAGGAGGTGCTAAGGTCCCGTCCCCCGGTCCCCTGA
- a CDS encoding radical SAM protein produces MKPDLHRFPLLVAWEMTRACLLACQHCRASAVPDPLPGELTTEEGLALLRELATYTPKPILLPTGGDPLARPDLFLLLEEAWRLGIRVGLTPAVTPRLTREVVVRFRELGVHQMALSLDGATPEAHDGFRGVPGTFALALEALDWAQEVGLLTQVNTTVTRRTAKELPGIAEVLGQKRVATWEVFFLVPVGRGALLEQLSPEEYEEAMHLLYDLSRRYPFRVRTVEAPMFRRVVLERRRGGGEDGALVGEGRGVHLSDGYGFAFVSATGEVYPSGFLPLSAGNVRERPLLDIYRNSPLFLELRNRALLKGKCGVCEYRELCGGSRARAWAETGDHLAQDPRCAYQPQRPGRLSLGPAPGLA; encoded by the coding sequence ATGAAGCCCGACCTCCACCGCTTTCCCCTCCTGGTGGCCTGGGAGATGACCCGGGCCTGCCTCCTTGCCTGCCAACACTGCCGGGCCTCGGCGGTGCCCGACCCCCTGCCGGGGGAGCTCACCACCGAGGAGGGGCTGGCCCTCCTCCGGGAGCTCGCCACCTACACCCCCAAGCCCATCCTCCTCCCCACCGGGGGCGACCCCCTGGCCCGGCCCGACCTCTTCCTCCTCCTGGAAGAGGCCTGGCGCCTGGGGATCAGGGTGGGCCTCACCCCCGCGGTGACCCCCAGGCTCACCCGGGAGGTGGTGGTCCGCTTCCGGGAGCTCGGCGTGCACCAGATGGCCCTCTCCCTGGACGGGGCCACCCCCGAGGCCCACGACGGCTTCCGCGGGGTGCCGGGCACCTTCGCCCTGGCCCTAGAGGCTTTGGACTGGGCCCAGGAGGTGGGCCTCCTGACCCAGGTGAACACCACCGTCACCCGGCGCACGGCCAAGGAGCTCCCCGGCATCGCCGAGGTCCTGGGCCAAAAGCGCGTGGCCACCTGGGAGGTCTTCTTCCTGGTGCCCGTGGGCCGGGGAGCCCTCCTGGAGCAGCTCTCCCCGGAGGAGTACGAGGAGGCGATGCACCTTCTCTACGATCTATCCCGCCGCTACCCCTTTCGGGTGCGGACGGTGGAGGCCCCCATGTTCCGCCGGGTGGTCCTGGAAAGGCGGCGAGGGGGTGGAGAGGACGGAGCCCTGGTGGGGGAAGGCCGGGGGGTACACCTCTCGGACGGCTACGGCTTCGCCTTCGTCTCCGCCACCGGGGAGGTCTACCCCTCGGGCTTCCTGCCCCTTTCCGCGGGGAACGTGCGGGAGAGGCCCCTTCTGGACATTTACCGAAATAGCCCCCTGTTCTTGGAGCTCCGCAACAGGGCCCTGCTAAAGGGCAAGTGCGGGGTCTGCGAGTACCGGGAGCTTTGCGGGGGAAGCCGGGCCCGGGCCTGGGCGGAGACGGGGGATCACCTGGCCCAGGACCCCCGGTGCGCTTACCAGCCCCAGCGCCCGGGACGCCTGTCCCTGGGACCAGCACCCGGCCTGGCGTAG